CATTTCTCTGTTGGCTTCCACCTTCCGGCCCTAACCGAAGCGCTGGTACTCAGGTGCCGAGCAGGCATCCCAATAATTTTAAAGGGAGAAAAGACTTTGCCTAGGAGAGCCGCCACTGTCTATTGCTCTGGAAAGGTGTTGCGACAGTTTTCAGGGTGATTATCCCTGCAGCCCAGGATAGTGTAGACCTAAACTTGCTTAAACTTGCTGCTAAGCGAGGCTGTTTGGTATACGTCTTCCAGTGAGTGCACCGGCCCGGGGAATTGCGCTATCTTTGATTATGGAACTAACTCACTATCTTGCCGAGAAGGCTCGCTTGATAGACAAAGCGCTAGACGACTCATTGCCTCATCCATCTATTAAGCCAGAGAGCTTGCATCGTGCCATGCGCTACAGTCTTTTTGTGGGAGGAAAGCGTCTACGTCCCATTTTATGCATAGCTGCCTGTGAAATTTGTGGTGGAGAAGCAAAGGACGCCCTGCCAGCAGCCGTTGCCCTTGAGTGTGTTCATACCTATTCGCTCATTCATGACGATCTGCCTTGCTTGGACAATGACAATTTTCGCCGTGGTTGTCACACTACCCATAAGGTGTTCGGTGAGGCCATTGCCCTCTTAGCCGGAGATGCCTTATTGACGCTTGCATTTGAAATTCTTGCGAAGGCGCGTCCTACACTACGTTATGCTCCTCAGGTATTTCTATCTGAGCTTTCCCATGCTGCCGGCAGCCGCAAGCTCATTGCTGGACAGGTAGCAGATCTAGAAGGAGAGGGAAAAAAGTGTAAGCTCTCGGAGCTTCGTTTCATTCATCGGTGTAAGACATCCGCAATGATCGTTGTCTCTCTACGTCTTGGTGCTATGACCGCTAATGCGACACCATCAAAGCTCGCTTCACTTACAACATTTGGCGCAAACCTTGGCCTCGCCTTCCAGATTGTTGACGACATTCTCGATGTCACCCAGACTACTGAGTGGCTTGGAAAAAGTGCGGGCAAGGACACTGTCGCTAGAAAGGCCACCTTTCCTGCCTACATGGGGGTCAAGGCTTCAAGGAGGGAGGCCGCGCGTCTCACTCACAACGCGCGCCGTGCCATTAGATCTTTTGGGTGCAGGGCCAGGCTCCTAAAGAAGCTGGCGCTCTTTTTGTTGGGACGTAAGAGCTAGTCCATTGGCCAATCTGGGAGAGAATTGCTGAGAGTGATAAATAAAGAAGCTCAAACT
This DNA window, taken from Candidatus Xiphinematobacter sp., encodes the following:
- a CDS encoding polyprenyl synthetase family protein, yielding MELTHYLAEKARLIDKALDDSLPHPSIKPESLHRAMRYSLFVGGKRLRPILCIAACEICGGEAKDALPAAVALECVHTYSLIHDDLPCLDNDNFRRGCHTTHKVFGEAIALLAGDALLTLAFEILAKARPTLRYAPQVFLSELSHAAGSRKLIAGQVADLEGEGKKCKLSELRFIHRCKTSAMIVVSLRLGAMTANATPSKLASLTTFGANLGLAFQIVDDILDVTQTTEWLGKSAGKDTVARKATFPAYMGVKASRREAARLTHNARRAIRSFGCRARLLKKLALFLLGRKS